From the genome of Tachysurus vachellii isolate PV-2020 chromosome 2, HZAU_Pvac_v1, whole genome shotgun sequence, one region includes:
- the tox4b gene encoding TOX high mobility group box family member 4b isoform X1 has translation MDLNFYSDLTDGTGQPGDPEFLDAQAFNGFDTVQKFPGGSDNFLPISGEGHPFLSSSEVPLHSTYSLQIQDAETFHTPSLGDEEFEIPPISLDPDSALSVSDVVSHFGELGDGGPAPVVPGNAVVQGNDPSFASTFVNPTTQGLEHLSLMTQQGGGPMLGSTLGMDLGHPIGSQFRSSSPMTIDVPLPDMNHGLLGHNPLTTIDQSELSAQLGLSLGGGAILTRTHSPDQPLSATGSPSESLQDDDMDDFRRKSVLVESPISLSVSPGVISLSPALSEQPALSMSSMPPALVRKGVGVGGGAKKGKKKKDPNEPQKPVSAYALFFRDTQAAIKGQNPNATFGEVSKIVASMWDSLGEEQKQVYKRKTEAAKKEYLKALAAYRASQLSQTTIEVLDTAPSPPALSVITPAPEAPPPQPTATRTGRIPVHAPDNNTITNICTSNIIIDLPQVTTRSRTGAHKPPASTTPPSAPTPTLPTVTKIIPKQPSARQPPPLQQMQNTPPPPRLQQMVHSVAPPPLQAKPRGGGAVGQATAPVAATPPPPLQIKIVPAPAQADVATPIIVTSTTEAPTDAAAMEVEVAQPASIVTTEAEEGMEVELNSSPAHELDHPAGPSICVRAGCNNPPVESKDWDREYCSNECVATHCRDVFMAWCAIRGQNSTTVI, from the exons ATGGATCTGAATTTTTACTCGGATCTGACGGATGGTACAGGACAGCCGGGGGATCCCGAGTTCCTGGACGCTCAAGCCTTTAACGGATTTGATACAGTTCAAAAG TTTCCCGGAGGAAGCGACAACTTTTTGCCCATCAGTGGAGAGGGCCATCCTTTCCTGTCCTCCTCCGAGGTACCGCTCCACTCCACATACTCTCTTCAAATCCAGGATGCTGAG ACTTTCCACACACCTAGTTTGGGCGATGAGGAGTTTGAGATCCCGCCCATTTCGCTGGACCCTGACTCAGCCCTCAGCGTTTCAGACGTGGTCTCTCACTTCGGAGAGCTGGGCGACGGTGGTCCTGCCCCTGTCGTCCCCGGCAATGCCGTGGTTCAGGGTAACGACCCTTCCTTTGCCTCAACCTTTGTAAACCCAACAACACAAGGGCTTGAGCATTTGAGTCTGATGACCCAGCAAGGAGGAGGACCGATGTTGGGATCAACTCTGGGAATG GACCTTGGACATCCCATTGGCTCACAGTTCCGCAGCTCCTCCCCCATGACCATAGACGTGCCACTCCCAGACATGAACCATGGCCTGCTGGGGCACAATCCACTGACCACTATTGACCAGTCAGAGCTTAGTGCCCAGCTGGGTCTCAGTCTAGGAGGCGGGGCCATTCtgacacgcactcactcacctGACCAGCCACTGTCAGCCACCGGCTCGCCTTCAGAATCTCTGCAGGATGACGACATGGACGACTTCAGAAGA AAGAGCGTGCTGGTGGAGTCAccaatctctctctccgtctctcccggtgttatttctctctctcctgccctGTCAGAGCAACCTGCCTTGTCTATGTCCTCTATGCCACCCGCTCTGGTCCGTAAAGGTGTAGGTGTTGGAGGAGGGGCCAAAAAAggcaagaagaagaaagatCCCAACGAGCCTCAGAAGCCAGTTTCGGCGTATGCACTGTTCTTCCGTGATACGCAGGCAGCTATCAAGGGGCAGAACCCTAATGCCACGTTTGGAGAGGTGTCCAAGATCGTTGCCTCCATGTGGGACAGTTTGGGGGAGGAGCAGAAGCAG GTCTACAAGAGGAAGACTGAAGCTGCTAAGAAGGAGTATCTTAAAGCACTTGCAGCTTACAGAGCCAGTCAGCTATCACAG ACCACTATTGAGGTACTGGACACGGCGCCCTCACCGCCTGCTCTTTCTGTTATAACTCCTGCCCCGGAGGCTCCACCCCCTCAGCCAACGGCCACACGCACCGGCCGCATTCCGGTGCATGCACCAGACAACAACACTATTACCAACATTTGCACGTCGAACATCATCATCGACTTGCCACAAGTGACTACACGCTCTCGCACAGGCGCCCACAAGCCGCCTGCTTCCACAACTCCACCTTCTGCACCGACCCCGACCCTGCCCACGGTTACCAAGATCATCCCTAAGCAGCCATCAGCCCGGCAGCCACCACCCCTGCAGCAGATGCAGAACACACCACCACCCCCACGCCTCCAGCAGATGGTACATTCTGTCGCTCCACCACCGCTCCAAGCCAAACCTCGTGGAGGGGGTGCAGTCGGCCAGGCCACCGCCCCTGTTGCTGCTACACCTCCTCCTCCGCTGCAAATCAAGATAGTCCCTGCCCCTGCACAGGCAGATGTGGCCACACCCATTATTGTGACCAGCACCACCGAGGCACCCACGGATGCCGCCgccatggaggtggaagtggcGCAGCCAGCCTCTATAGTCACTACAGAAGCAGAGGAAGGG aTGGAGGTCGAACTGAACAGCTCTCCGGCACATGAGCTGGATCATCCAGCAGGTCCTTCCATTTGTGTGCGTGCAGGTTGCAACAACCCACCGGTGGAAAGCAAAGACTGGGACAGAGAATACTGTAGCAATGAGTGCGTGGCCACACATTGCAG GGACGTATTCATGGCTTGGTGTGCGATCAGAGGACAGAACTCCACCACTGTTATTTAA
- the tox4b gene encoding TOX high mobility group box family member 4b isoform X3 has product MDLNFYSDLTDGTGQPGDPEFLDAQAFNGFDTVQKFPGGSDNFLPISGEGHPFLSSSETFHTPSLGDEEFEIPPISLDPDSALSVSDVVSHFGELGDGGPAPVVPGNAVVQGNDPSFASTFVNPTTQGLEHLSLMTQQGGGPMLGSTLGMDLGHPIGSQFRSSSPMTIDVPLPDMNHGLLGHNPLTTIDQSELSAQLGLSLGGGAILTRTHSPDQPLSATGSPSESLQDDDMDDFRRKSVLVESPISLSVSPGVISLSPALSEQPALSMSSMPPALVRKGVGVGGGAKKGKKKKDPNEPQKPVSAYALFFRDTQAAIKGQNPNATFGEVSKIVASMWDSLGEEQKQVYKRKTEAAKKEYLKALAAYRASQLSQTTIEVLDTAPSPPALSVITPAPEAPPPQPTATRTGRIPVHAPDNNTITNICTSNIIIDLPQVTTRSRTGAHKPPASTTPPSAPTPTLPTVTKIIPKQPSARQPPPLQQMQNTPPPPRLQQMVHSVAPPPLQAKPRGGGAVGQATAPVAATPPPPLQIKIVPAPAQADVATPIIVTSTTEAPTDAAAMEVEVAQPASIVTTEAEEGMEVELNSSPAHELDHPAGPSICVRAGCNNPPVESKDWDREYCSNECVATHCRDVFMAWCAIRGQNSTTVI; this is encoded by the exons ATGGATCTGAATTTTTACTCGGATCTGACGGATGGTACAGGACAGCCGGGGGATCCCGAGTTCCTGGACGCTCAAGCCTTTAACGGATTTGATACAGTTCAAAAG TTTCCCGGAGGAAGCGACAACTTTTTGCCCATCAGTGGAGAGGGCCATCCTTTCCTGTCCTCCTCCGAG ACTTTCCACACACCTAGTTTGGGCGATGAGGAGTTTGAGATCCCGCCCATTTCGCTGGACCCTGACTCAGCCCTCAGCGTTTCAGACGTGGTCTCTCACTTCGGAGAGCTGGGCGACGGTGGTCCTGCCCCTGTCGTCCCCGGCAATGCCGTGGTTCAGGGTAACGACCCTTCCTTTGCCTCAACCTTTGTAAACCCAACAACACAAGGGCTTGAGCATTTGAGTCTGATGACCCAGCAAGGAGGAGGACCGATGTTGGGATCAACTCTGGGAATG GACCTTGGACATCCCATTGGCTCACAGTTCCGCAGCTCCTCCCCCATGACCATAGACGTGCCACTCCCAGACATGAACCATGGCCTGCTGGGGCACAATCCACTGACCACTATTGACCAGTCAGAGCTTAGTGCCCAGCTGGGTCTCAGTCTAGGAGGCGGGGCCATTCtgacacgcactcactcacctGACCAGCCACTGTCAGCCACCGGCTCGCCTTCAGAATCTCTGCAGGATGACGACATGGACGACTTCAGAAGA AAGAGCGTGCTGGTGGAGTCAccaatctctctctccgtctctcccggtgttatttctctctctcctgccctGTCAGAGCAACCTGCCTTGTCTATGTCCTCTATGCCACCCGCTCTGGTCCGTAAAGGTGTAGGTGTTGGAGGAGGGGCCAAAAAAggcaagaagaagaaagatCCCAACGAGCCTCAGAAGCCAGTTTCGGCGTATGCACTGTTCTTCCGTGATACGCAGGCAGCTATCAAGGGGCAGAACCCTAATGCCACGTTTGGAGAGGTGTCCAAGATCGTTGCCTCCATGTGGGACAGTTTGGGGGAGGAGCAGAAGCAG GTCTACAAGAGGAAGACTGAAGCTGCTAAGAAGGAGTATCTTAAAGCACTTGCAGCTTACAGAGCCAGTCAGCTATCACAG ACCACTATTGAGGTACTGGACACGGCGCCCTCACCGCCTGCTCTTTCTGTTATAACTCCTGCCCCGGAGGCTCCACCCCCTCAGCCAACGGCCACACGCACCGGCCGCATTCCGGTGCATGCACCAGACAACAACACTATTACCAACATTTGCACGTCGAACATCATCATCGACTTGCCACAAGTGACTACACGCTCTCGCACAGGCGCCCACAAGCCGCCTGCTTCCACAACTCCACCTTCTGCACCGACCCCGACCCTGCCCACGGTTACCAAGATCATCCCTAAGCAGCCATCAGCCCGGCAGCCACCACCCCTGCAGCAGATGCAGAACACACCACCACCCCCACGCCTCCAGCAGATGGTACATTCTGTCGCTCCACCACCGCTCCAAGCCAAACCTCGTGGAGGGGGTGCAGTCGGCCAGGCCACCGCCCCTGTTGCTGCTACACCTCCTCCTCCGCTGCAAATCAAGATAGTCCCTGCCCCTGCACAGGCAGATGTGGCCACACCCATTATTGTGACCAGCACCACCGAGGCACCCACGGATGCCGCCgccatggaggtggaagtggcGCAGCCAGCCTCTATAGTCACTACAGAAGCAGAGGAAGGG aTGGAGGTCGAACTGAACAGCTCTCCGGCACATGAGCTGGATCATCCAGCAGGTCCTTCCATTTGTGTGCGTGCAGGTTGCAACAACCCACCGGTGGAAAGCAAAGACTGGGACAGAGAATACTGTAGCAATGAGTGCGTGGCCACACATTGCAG GGACGTATTCATGGCTTGGTGTGCGATCAGAGGACAGAACTCCACCACTGTTATTTAA
- the tox4b gene encoding TOX high mobility group box family member 4b isoform X5 codes for MEFPGGSDNFLPISGEGHPFLSSSEVPLHSTYSLQIQDAETFHTPSLGDEEFEIPPISLDPDSALSVSDVVSHFGELGDGGPAPVVPGNAVVQGNDPSFASTFVNPTTQGLEHLSLMTQQGGGPMLGSTLGMDLGHPIGSQFRSSSPMTIDVPLPDMNHGLLGHNPLTTIDQSELSAQLGLSLGGGAILTRTHSPDQPLSATGSPSESLQDDDMDDFRRKSVLVESPISLSVSPGVISLSPALSEQPALSMSSMPPALVRKGVGVGGGAKKGKKKKDPNEPQKPVSAYALFFRDTQAAIKGQNPNATFGEVSKIVASMWDSLGEEQKQVYKRKTEAAKKEYLKALAAYRASQLSQTTIEVLDTAPSPPALSVITPAPEAPPPQPTATRTGRIPVHAPDNNTITNICTSNIIIDLPQVTTRSRTGAHKPPASTTPPSAPTPTLPTVTKIIPKQPSARQPPPLQQMQNTPPPPRLQQMVHSVAPPPLQAKPRGGGAVGQATAPVAATPPPPLQIKIVPAPAQADVATPIIVTSTTEAPTDAAAMEVEVAQPASIVTTEAEEGMEVELNSSPAHELDHPAGPSICVRAGCNNPPVESKDWDREYCSNECVATHCRDVFMAWCAIRGQNSTTVI; via the exons ATGGAG TTTCCCGGAGGAAGCGACAACTTTTTGCCCATCAGTGGAGAGGGCCATCCTTTCCTGTCCTCCTCCGAGGTACCGCTCCACTCCACATACTCTCTTCAAATCCAGGATGCTGAG ACTTTCCACACACCTAGTTTGGGCGATGAGGAGTTTGAGATCCCGCCCATTTCGCTGGACCCTGACTCAGCCCTCAGCGTTTCAGACGTGGTCTCTCACTTCGGAGAGCTGGGCGACGGTGGTCCTGCCCCTGTCGTCCCCGGCAATGCCGTGGTTCAGGGTAACGACCCTTCCTTTGCCTCAACCTTTGTAAACCCAACAACACAAGGGCTTGAGCATTTGAGTCTGATGACCCAGCAAGGAGGAGGACCGATGTTGGGATCAACTCTGGGAATG GACCTTGGACATCCCATTGGCTCACAGTTCCGCAGCTCCTCCCCCATGACCATAGACGTGCCACTCCCAGACATGAACCATGGCCTGCTGGGGCACAATCCACTGACCACTATTGACCAGTCAGAGCTTAGTGCCCAGCTGGGTCTCAGTCTAGGAGGCGGGGCCATTCtgacacgcactcactcacctGACCAGCCACTGTCAGCCACCGGCTCGCCTTCAGAATCTCTGCAGGATGACGACATGGACGACTTCAGAAGA AAGAGCGTGCTGGTGGAGTCAccaatctctctctccgtctctcccggtgttatttctctctctcctgccctGTCAGAGCAACCTGCCTTGTCTATGTCCTCTATGCCACCCGCTCTGGTCCGTAAAGGTGTAGGTGTTGGAGGAGGGGCCAAAAAAggcaagaagaagaaagatCCCAACGAGCCTCAGAAGCCAGTTTCGGCGTATGCACTGTTCTTCCGTGATACGCAGGCAGCTATCAAGGGGCAGAACCCTAATGCCACGTTTGGAGAGGTGTCCAAGATCGTTGCCTCCATGTGGGACAGTTTGGGGGAGGAGCAGAAGCAG GTCTACAAGAGGAAGACTGAAGCTGCTAAGAAGGAGTATCTTAAAGCACTTGCAGCTTACAGAGCCAGTCAGCTATCACAG ACCACTATTGAGGTACTGGACACGGCGCCCTCACCGCCTGCTCTTTCTGTTATAACTCCTGCCCCGGAGGCTCCACCCCCTCAGCCAACGGCCACACGCACCGGCCGCATTCCGGTGCATGCACCAGACAACAACACTATTACCAACATTTGCACGTCGAACATCATCATCGACTTGCCACAAGTGACTACACGCTCTCGCACAGGCGCCCACAAGCCGCCTGCTTCCACAACTCCACCTTCTGCACCGACCCCGACCCTGCCCACGGTTACCAAGATCATCCCTAAGCAGCCATCAGCCCGGCAGCCACCACCCCTGCAGCAGATGCAGAACACACCACCACCCCCACGCCTCCAGCAGATGGTACATTCTGTCGCTCCACCACCGCTCCAAGCCAAACCTCGTGGAGGGGGTGCAGTCGGCCAGGCCACCGCCCCTGTTGCTGCTACACCTCCTCCTCCGCTGCAAATCAAGATAGTCCCTGCCCCTGCACAGGCAGATGTGGCCACACCCATTATTGTGACCAGCACCACCGAGGCACCCACGGATGCCGCCgccatggaggtggaagtggcGCAGCCAGCCTCTATAGTCACTACAGAAGCAGAGGAAGGG aTGGAGGTCGAACTGAACAGCTCTCCGGCACATGAGCTGGATCATCCAGCAGGTCCTTCCATTTGTGTGCGTGCAGGTTGCAACAACCCACCGGTGGAAAGCAAAGACTGGGACAGAGAATACTGTAGCAATGAGTGCGTGGCCACACATTGCAG GGACGTATTCATGGCTTGGTGTGCGATCAGAGGACAGAACTCCACCACTGTTATTTAA
- the tox4b gene encoding TOX high mobility group box family member 4b isoform X6 translates to MEFPGGSDNFLPISGEGHPFLSSSETFHTPSLGDEEFEIPPISLDPDSALSVSDVVSHFGELGDGGPAPVVPGNAVVQGNDPSFASTFVNPTTQGLEHLSLMTQQGGGPMLGSTLGMDLGHPIGSQFRSSSPMTIDVPLPDMNHGLLGHNPLTTIDQSELSAQLGLSLGGGAILTRTHSPDQPLSATGSPSESLQDDDMDDFRRKSVLVESPISLSVSPGVISLSPALSEQPALSMSSMPPALVRKGVGVGGGAKKGKKKKDPNEPQKPVSAYALFFRDTQAAIKGQNPNATFGEVSKIVASMWDSLGEEQKQVYKRKTEAAKKEYLKALAAYRASQLSQTTIEVLDTAPSPPALSVITPAPEAPPPQPTATRTGRIPVHAPDNNTITNICTSNIIIDLPQVTTRSRTGAHKPPASTTPPSAPTPTLPTVTKIIPKQPSARQPPPLQQMQNTPPPPRLQQMVHSVAPPPLQAKPRGGGAVGQATAPVAATPPPPLQIKIVPAPAQADVATPIIVTSTTEAPTDAAAMEVEVAQPASIVTTEAEEGMEVELNSSPAHELDHPAGPSICVRAGCNNPPVESKDWDREYCSNECVATHCRDVFMAWCAIRGQNSTTVI, encoded by the exons ATGGAG TTTCCCGGAGGAAGCGACAACTTTTTGCCCATCAGTGGAGAGGGCCATCCTTTCCTGTCCTCCTCCGAG ACTTTCCACACACCTAGTTTGGGCGATGAGGAGTTTGAGATCCCGCCCATTTCGCTGGACCCTGACTCAGCCCTCAGCGTTTCAGACGTGGTCTCTCACTTCGGAGAGCTGGGCGACGGTGGTCCTGCCCCTGTCGTCCCCGGCAATGCCGTGGTTCAGGGTAACGACCCTTCCTTTGCCTCAACCTTTGTAAACCCAACAACACAAGGGCTTGAGCATTTGAGTCTGATGACCCAGCAAGGAGGAGGACCGATGTTGGGATCAACTCTGGGAATG GACCTTGGACATCCCATTGGCTCACAGTTCCGCAGCTCCTCCCCCATGACCATAGACGTGCCACTCCCAGACATGAACCATGGCCTGCTGGGGCACAATCCACTGACCACTATTGACCAGTCAGAGCTTAGTGCCCAGCTGGGTCTCAGTCTAGGAGGCGGGGCCATTCtgacacgcactcactcacctGACCAGCCACTGTCAGCCACCGGCTCGCCTTCAGAATCTCTGCAGGATGACGACATGGACGACTTCAGAAGA AAGAGCGTGCTGGTGGAGTCAccaatctctctctccgtctctcccggtgttatttctctctctcctgccctGTCAGAGCAACCTGCCTTGTCTATGTCCTCTATGCCACCCGCTCTGGTCCGTAAAGGTGTAGGTGTTGGAGGAGGGGCCAAAAAAggcaagaagaagaaagatCCCAACGAGCCTCAGAAGCCAGTTTCGGCGTATGCACTGTTCTTCCGTGATACGCAGGCAGCTATCAAGGGGCAGAACCCTAATGCCACGTTTGGAGAGGTGTCCAAGATCGTTGCCTCCATGTGGGACAGTTTGGGGGAGGAGCAGAAGCAG GTCTACAAGAGGAAGACTGAAGCTGCTAAGAAGGAGTATCTTAAAGCACTTGCAGCTTACAGAGCCAGTCAGCTATCACAG ACCACTATTGAGGTACTGGACACGGCGCCCTCACCGCCTGCTCTTTCTGTTATAACTCCTGCCCCGGAGGCTCCACCCCCTCAGCCAACGGCCACACGCACCGGCCGCATTCCGGTGCATGCACCAGACAACAACACTATTACCAACATTTGCACGTCGAACATCATCATCGACTTGCCACAAGTGACTACACGCTCTCGCACAGGCGCCCACAAGCCGCCTGCTTCCACAACTCCACCTTCTGCACCGACCCCGACCCTGCCCACGGTTACCAAGATCATCCCTAAGCAGCCATCAGCCCGGCAGCCACCACCCCTGCAGCAGATGCAGAACACACCACCACCCCCACGCCTCCAGCAGATGGTACATTCTGTCGCTCCACCACCGCTCCAAGCCAAACCTCGTGGAGGGGGTGCAGTCGGCCAGGCCACCGCCCCTGTTGCTGCTACACCTCCTCCTCCGCTGCAAATCAAGATAGTCCCTGCCCCTGCACAGGCAGATGTGGCCACACCCATTATTGTGACCAGCACCACCGAGGCACCCACGGATGCCGCCgccatggaggtggaagtggcGCAGCCAGCCTCTATAGTCACTACAGAAGCAGAGGAAGGG aTGGAGGTCGAACTGAACAGCTCTCCGGCACATGAGCTGGATCATCCAGCAGGTCCTTCCATTTGTGTGCGTGCAGGTTGCAACAACCCACCGGTGGAAAGCAAAGACTGGGACAGAGAATACTGTAGCAATGAGTGCGTGGCCACACATTGCAG GGACGTATTCATGGCTTGGTGTGCGATCAGAGGACAGAACTCCACCACTGTTATTTAA
- the tox4b gene encoding TOX high mobility group box family member 4b isoform X4, producing MDLNFYSDLTDGTGQPGDPEFLDAQAFNGFDTVQKFPGGSDNFLPISGEGHPFLSSSETFHTPSLGDEEFEIPPISLDPDSALSVSDVVSHFGELGDGGPAPVVPGNAVVQGNDPSFASTFVNPTTQGLEHLSLMTQQGGGPMLGSTLGMDLGHPIGSQFRSSSPMTIDVPLPDMNHGLLGHNPLTTIDQSELSAQLGLSLGGGAILTRTHSPDQPLSATGSPSESLQDDDMDDFRRSVLVESPISLSVSPGVISLSPALSEQPALSMSSMPPALVRKGVGVGGGAKKGKKKKDPNEPQKPVSAYALFFRDTQAAIKGQNPNATFGEVSKIVASMWDSLGEEQKQVYKRKTEAAKKEYLKALAAYRASQLSQTTIEVLDTAPSPPALSVITPAPEAPPPQPTATRTGRIPVHAPDNNTITNICTSNIIIDLPQVTTRSRTGAHKPPASTTPPSAPTPTLPTVTKIIPKQPSARQPPPLQQMQNTPPPPRLQQMVHSVAPPPLQAKPRGGGAVGQATAPVAATPPPPLQIKIVPAPAQADVATPIIVTSTTEAPTDAAAMEVEVAQPASIVTTEAEEGMEVELNSSPAHELDHPAGPSICVRAGCNNPPVESKDWDREYCSNECVATHCRDVFMAWCAIRGQNSTTVI from the exons ATGGATCTGAATTTTTACTCGGATCTGACGGATGGTACAGGACAGCCGGGGGATCCCGAGTTCCTGGACGCTCAAGCCTTTAACGGATTTGATACAGTTCAAAAG TTTCCCGGAGGAAGCGACAACTTTTTGCCCATCAGTGGAGAGGGCCATCCTTTCCTGTCCTCCTCCGAG ACTTTCCACACACCTAGTTTGGGCGATGAGGAGTTTGAGATCCCGCCCATTTCGCTGGACCCTGACTCAGCCCTCAGCGTTTCAGACGTGGTCTCTCACTTCGGAGAGCTGGGCGACGGTGGTCCTGCCCCTGTCGTCCCCGGCAATGCCGTGGTTCAGGGTAACGACCCTTCCTTTGCCTCAACCTTTGTAAACCCAACAACACAAGGGCTTGAGCATTTGAGTCTGATGACCCAGCAAGGAGGAGGACCGATGTTGGGATCAACTCTGGGAATG GACCTTGGACATCCCATTGGCTCACAGTTCCGCAGCTCCTCCCCCATGACCATAGACGTGCCACTCCCAGACATGAACCATGGCCTGCTGGGGCACAATCCACTGACCACTATTGACCAGTCAGAGCTTAGTGCCCAGCTGGGTCTCAGTCTAGGAGGCGGGGCCATTCtgacacgcactcactcacctGACCAGCCACTGTCAGCCACCGGCTCGCCTTCAGAATCTCTGCAGGATGACGACATGGACGACTTCAGAAGA AGCGTGCTGGTGGAGTCAccaatctctctctccgtctctcccggtgttatttctctctctcctgccctGTCAGAGCAACCTGCCTTGTCTATGTCCTCTATGCCACCCGCTCTGGTCCGTAAAGGTGTAGGTGTTGGAGGAGGGGCCAAAAAAggcaagaagaagaaagatCCCAACGAGCCTCAGAAGCCAGTTTCGGCGTATGCACTGTTCTTCCGTGATACGCAGGCAGCTATCAAGGGGCAGAACCCTAATGCCACGTTTGGAGAGGTGTCCAAGATCGTTGCCTCCATGTGGGACAGTTTGGGGGAGGAGCAGAAGCAG GTCTACAAGAGGAAGACTGAAGCTGCTAAGAAGGAGTATCTTAAAGCACTTGCAGCTTACAGAGCCAGTCAGCTATCACAG ACCACTATTGAGGTACTGGACACGGCGCCCTCACCGCCTGCTCTTTCTGTTATAACTCCTGCCCCGGAGGCTCCACCCCCTCAGCCAACGGCCACACGCACCGGCCGCATTCCGGTGCATGCACCAGACAACAACACTATTACCAACATTTGCACGTCGAACATCATCATCGACTTGCCACAAGTGACTACACGCTCTCGCACAGGCGCCCACAAGCCGCCTGCTTCCACAACTCCACCTTCTGCACCGACCCCGACCCTGCCCACGGTTACCAAGATCATCCCTAAGCAGCCATCAGCCCGGCAGCCACCACCCCTGCAGCAGATGCAGAACACACCACCACCCCCACGCCTCCAGCAGATGGTACATTCTGTCGCTCCACCACCGCTCCAAGCCAAACCTCGTGGAGGGGGTGCAGTCGGCCAGGCCACCGCCCCTGTTGCTGCTACACCTCCTCCTCCGCTGCAAATCAAGATAGTCCCTGCCCCTGCACAGGCAGATGTGGCCACACCCATTATTGTGACCAGCACCACCGAGGCACCCACGGATGCCGCCgccatggaggtggaagtggcGCAGCCAGCCTCTATAGTCACTACAGAAGCAGAGGAAGGG aTGGAGGTCGAACTGAACAGCTCTCCGGCACATGAGCTGGATCATCCAGCAGGTCCTTCCATTTGTGTGCGTGCAGGTTGCAACAACCCACCGGTGGAAAGCAAAGACTGGGACAGAGAATACTGTAGCAATGAGTGCGTGGCCACACATTGCAG GGACGTATTCATGGCTTGGTGTGCGATCAGAGGACAGAACTCCACCACTGTTATTTAA